In one Nostoc sp. KVJ3 genomic region, the following are encoded:
- a CDS encoding glutathione peroxidase has protein sequence MSNTISDIAVKTINGEDKQLSDYTGKVLLIVNVASYCGYTSQYEGLEKLNQKYGEAGLSILGFPCNDFGAQEPGSNEEIVQFCTSKYGVTFELFDKVHAKGSQQHPLYERLTKAVEPKGTVAWNFEKFLVNKQGEVVARFNSSVQPNSPEIIAIIDKELAK, from the coding sequence ATGAGTAATACAATTTCGGATATCGCTGTCAAGACCATCAACGGTGAGGATAAGCAATTAAGCGACTACACCGGGAAGGTACTGTTAATTGTGAATGTTGCTTCCTACTGCGGTTATACTTCTCAATATGAGGGGCTAGAAAAGTTGAACCAGAAGTATGGCGAAGCCGGATTAAGTATTTTGGGGTTTCCCTGTAACGATTTTGGAGCGCAAGAACCAGGAAGTAATGAAGAAATTGTGCAATTCTGCACGAGTAAATATGGTGTCACCTTTGAACTATTCGATAAAGTCCATGCCAAAGGCTCGCAGCAGCATCCACTTTATGAGCGACTTACCAAAGCCGTTGAGCCAAAAGGAACGGTTGCTTGGAACTTTGAAAAATTTTTAGTTAATAAACAAGGTGAAGTAGTAGCTAGATTTAATAGTAGTGTCCAGCCAAATTCACCAGAAATAATTGCCATAATTGACAAAGAACTAGCCAAATAG
- a CDS encoding ammonium transporter → MNKHIRPWHRLLALAIASMVFAVFAPTIVQAADPPTVQSLSETTTKLQISIDTTWVLITGFLVFFMQTGFAMLEAGLIRQRGVVNALLENFIDAAVTILVWWGIGFGIAFGTSAGGLVGIDTFFLSQLPGADGSYPLGAPGSTAAINTYSLFFFQFAFAATASTITTGSMAGRTDFIGDLIYSAIMGAISYPIIVHWAWNSGGWLAKLSYHDFAGSSVVHSVGGWTALVGAYLLGPRPGRPAWGTLPPAHNLGLATLGTMILWFGWYGFNPGSTLSTGNTGLIGLVTVNTTLAAGAAALSAIIFQYTRTGKWDLVYCLNGSLAGLVAITAPCAYVAPWAAVLIGLTGGILVTLGVDLIESLHIDDPVGAFAVHGMNGMMGTLSVGFLGQAELTLNKKAGLFLGGGFDLLGVQLLGVVAIAVFTVAFTFLMFSGLKALGRLRVDHRADRIGIDAYEHGASVWPDVYAIEAKETNHNQNPEVGAFDSE, encoded by the coding sequence ATGAATAAGCATATTCGACCTTGGCATCGCCTACTGGCGCTAGCGATCGCTTCAATGGTGTTTGCAGTTTTTGCCCCGACAATTGTCCAGGCGGCAGATCCTCCTACTGTTCAGTCTTTGTCTGAAACTACAACAAAATTGCAAATTTCCATTGATACTACCTGGGTATTAATCACCGGATTTTTAGTATTCTTCATGCAAACCGGCTTTGCAATGTTAGAAGCAGGTTTGATCCGCCAAAGAGGTGTAGTTAATGCCTTACTAGAAAACTTCATTGACGCTGCTGTAACTATCTTAGTGTGGTGGGGAATCGGCTTTGGGATTGCTTTTGGTACGAGTGCTGGCGGGTTAGTTGGCATAGATACCTTCTTCCTCAGTCAGCTACCTGGGGCTGATGGTAGTTATCCATTAGGTGCGCCAGGTTCTACAGCTGCCATCAATACCTATAGCTTGTTCTTCTTCCAGTTTGCCTTTGCTGCTACCGCCAGCACAATCACTACTGGTTCAATGGCTGGAAGAACCGACTTTATCGGCGACTTAATTTACAGCGCCATTATGGGAGCAATCAGCTACCCAATTATCGTTCACTGGGCTTGGAACTCTGGCGGCTGGTTAGCCAAATTGAGCTATCACGATTTCGCTGGTAGTTCTGTTGTTCACAGCGTTGGTGGCTGGACAGCGCTGGTAGGCGCATATTTACTTGGCCCCCGTCCTGGTCGTCCGGCTTGGGGAACCCTACCACCAGCACATAATTTAGGGCTAGCAACTCTGGGAACAATGATTTTGTGGTTTGGCTGGTACGGTTTCAACCCTGGTTCAACCCTCAGCACCGGGAATACGGGATTGATTGGTTTGGTAACAGTCAACACCACACTAGCAGCAGGAGCCGCTGCACTCTCGGCGATAATTTTCCAATATACCCGTACAGGTAAGTGGGATTTAGTTTATTGTCTGAATGGTTCACTAGCAGGATTAGTAGCAATTACAGCTCCTTGTGCTTATGTTGCACCTTGGGCTGCGGTTTTGATTGGGTTAACAGGTGGTATTTTGGTGACTCTGGGAGTGGATTTGATTGAGTCACTCCATATTGATGATCCGGTAGGAGCATTTGCCGTACATGGGATGAATGGCATGATGGGTACTCTCTCCGTCGGCTTCTTAGGTCAAGCAGAACTCACACTCAACAAAAAGGCAGGGTTGTTTTTAGGTGGTGGCTTCGACTTGCTAGGCGTACAACTTTTGGGTGTTGTGGCGATCGCAGTTTTCACTGTCGCCTTTACCTTTTTGATGTTCAGTGGTCTAAAAGCACTAGGACGCTTACGTGTCGATCACAGAGCCGATCGCATTGGCATCGATGCTTACGAACACGGTGCATCAGTATGGCCTGATGTTTATGCGATCGAAGCAAAAGAAACAAATCATAATCAGAACCCAGAAGTCGGAGCTTTCGATAGCGAATAG
- a CDS encoding DUF2141 domain-containing protein encodes MLKGLRVNILLLAVLGNLAWSFSARANFNGKLSVEIDGLKNKEGQVCASVFASSEGFPSDRDRVLQKQCIKITATPLTITFENLKAGSYAVAVFHDQNNDRILNSNAFGIPKEGFGFSRNPEIRTGAPKFSEAAFLVAGPNTNIQIQLKYF; translated from the coding sequence ATGCTTAAAGGATTGAGAGTTAATATACTACTATTGGCAGTTCTGGGAAATCTGGCATGGTCATTTAGTGCCAGGGCAAATTTTAACGGCAAACTCAGCGTCGAAATTGATGGCTTGAAGAATAAAGAAGGACAAGTGTGTGCCAGTGTATTTGCAAGTAGTGAGGGATTTCCTAGCGATCGCGATCGCGTCTTACAAAAGCAGTGTATCAAAATTACTGCCACTCCTTTAACCATTACCTTTGAGAACTTGAAAGCAGGTAGTTACGCCGTTGCTGTCTTCCACGATCAAAATAATGACCGCATTCTCAATAGTAATGCTTTTGGTATACCAAAAGAAGGCTTTGGATTTTCCAGAAATCCAGAAATTCGCACAGGCGCGCCCAAATTTAGCGAAGCAGCATTTTTGGTGGCTGGCCCAAATACTAATATCCAAATCCAGTTGAAATATTTTTAG
- a CDS encoding peptidoglycan-binding protein has translation MPNALAILIFTCFSCVGFYPNRSSAATPNLAPKILELAQASSTDNSSPAVLRYGSRKSDVQRLQTQLKQLGYYSGVVDGQYNASTEIAVAKFQKAKGLKVDGIVGMVTRARLQAALVAKSQIASYPIVASPVSTSKPTAKPQPTERGFVWWLIFAIGVIGSVGALIYLVKWFRQVKQVQNSKISNTKILSEANKETTIPPPPETITNPETATPPLTTQLLLPEKTSRLAKLNIVDELIQDLRSPDPMKRRKAIWNLGQQGDSRAIQHLVDLMVGADSQESSLILAALAEISTRTLKPMNRALAISIQNESPQVRQNAIRDLTRVYDMMGQMSQMLRHALDDPDPDVQATARYALTQMNRMRGLPEQQSLPEDSSDDLEE, from the coding sequence ATGCCCAATGCCCTTGCAATTTTGATATTTACCTGTTTTTCTTGTGTGGGTTTTTACCCAAATCGCTCAAGTGCAGCTACACCTAACCTAGCACCCAAAATTTTAGAACTTGCACAAGCTAGTTCGACAGATAATTCTAGTCCGGCTGTTTTGAGATATGGTAGTCGAAAATCGGATGTGCAGAGATTACAAACACAATTAAAGCAGTTGGGATACTACAGTGGCGTGGTCGATGGACAGTACAACGCCAGTACAGAAATCGCTGTAGCTAAATTCCAGAAAGCAAAGGGTTTAAAAGTAGATGGCATTGTTGGTATGGTGACTAGGGCGAGACTACAAGCTGCTTTGGTTGCCAAAAGTCAGATTGCCAGCTATCCAATAGTCGCCTCTCCTGTTTCAACTTCCAAGCCAACTGCAAAACCCCAGCCAACTGAGAGAGGTTTTGTCTGGTGGTTAATATTTGCCATCGGAGTTATTGGGAGTGTTGGCGCACTTATTTACCTGGTAAAGTGGTTTCGTCAGGTTAAACAAGTGCAAAATTCCAAAATATCAAATACTAAAATTTTGAGCGAAGCTAACAAAGAAACGACGATACCACCTCCACCAGAGACTATAACTAATCCAGAAACAGCTACGCCGCCACTCACCACACAACTACTGCTACCAGAAAAAACTTCCCGCCTTGCTAAACTTAATATTGTTGACGAATTGATTCAAGACTTACGCAGTCCTGACCCAATGAAGCGACGCAAAGCTATTTGGAATTTGGGACAGCAGGGAGATTCGCGGGCAATTCAGCATCTGGTTGACCTAATGGTTGGTGCTGACTCTCAAGAAAGCAGTTTAATTTTGGCAGCTTTGGCGGAAATTAGTACCCGCACACTCAAACCGATGAACCGGGCTCTAGCAATTTCGATTCAAAATGAAAGTCCACAAGTACGGCAAAATGCGATTCGTGACTTGACGCGTGTTTATGACATGATGGGTCAAATGAGTCAGATGTTGCGCCATGCGTTAGATGACCCAGATCCCGATGTGCAAGCAACAGCACGATATGCTTTAACTCAGATGAATCGAATGCGTGGCTTGCCGGAACAACAAAGTCTACCGGAAGATTCAAGCGATGATTTAGAAGAATAA
- a CDS encoding DMT family transporter, translating to MQLKLSASRLPFASLLLIAPFFLWGTAMVAMKGVIPHTTPLFMAGVRLIPAGMLILIAAAFMGKPQPKGWAAWLWIALFALVDGTLFQGFLAEGLVRTSAGLGSVMIDSQPLAVALLSLWLFQEHIGFWGWLGLALGVTGISLIGLPDEWILHFLDSGVNITIGNWQDLFASGEWLMLLAALSMAVGTVLIRFVCRHADPVSATGWHMILGGLPLWGVSSVVESQQWENLGASDLVALGYATVFGSAIAYGLFFYFASSGSLTSLSSLTFLTPIFALLFGNLFLSEVLSPLQWVGVFLTLISIYLINQRDTLAGKNDTITVGEIANIQQPILETSAKKLNPVSLAVRESKPEILP from the coding sequence ATGCAACTGAAACTCAGTGCATCTAGACTTCCCTTCGCCTCTCTTTTGTTAATTGCCCCTTTTTTCCTATGGGGGACGGCAATGGTAGCGATGAAAGGAGTAATACCCCACACCACACCGCTATTCATGGCGGGAGTGCGTCTGATACCAGCAGGGATGTTAATTCTGATAGCAGCCGCATTTATGGGTAAACCCCAGCCGAAGGGTTGGGCTGCATGGCTGTGGATTGCCTTATTTGCTCTAGTGGATGGGACACTGTTTCAAGGCTTTTTAGCAGAGGGATTAGTCAGAACCAGTGCGGGATTAGGGTCTGTGATGATTGACTCGCAACCCTTGGCTGTTGCCTTACTGTCATTGTGGCTATTTCAAGAACATATTGGTTTTTGGGGATGGCTAGGGCTAGCCTTGGGTGTCACAGGCATTAGTTTAATTGGTTTACCTGATGAGTGGATTTTACATTTTCTCGACTCAGGCGTAAATATAACAATTGGCAACTGGCAAGATTTGTTTGCTAGTGGTGAGTGGTTAATGCTATTAGCAGCGCTATCAATGGCTGTGGGAACAGTGTTGATTCGGTTTGTGTGTCGGCACGCTGACCCAGTAAGCGCTACGGGATGGCACATGATTTTGGGCGGATTGCCACTATGGGGAGTTTCATCAGTTGTCGAATCCCAGCAGTGGGAAAATTTGGGAGCATCTGATTTAGTGGCTTTGGGTTATGCTACCGTATTTGGCAGTGCGATCGCTTACGGGTTATTTTTCTATTTTGCCTCTAGTGGTAGTCTCACCAGTCTTAGTTCCCTCACCTTCCTTACACCCATATTTGCCTTACTATTTGGTAATCTCTTTCTTTCAGAAGTCCTCAGTCCGTTGCAGTGGGTAGGTGTTTTCCTCACTTTAATCAGCATCTATCTCATAAACCAACGTGATACTTTAGCAGGAAAAAACGACACAATTACTGTTGGCGAAATAGCTAATATACAGCAACCAATTTTAGAAACATCTGCTAAAAAATTGAACCCTGTAAGCCTAGCAGTTAGAGAATCTAAGCCAGAAATTTTGCCATAA
- a CDS encoding S8 family peptidase has translation MSIDRLTYNSLSNQQLNLNPISSSNTFTSLNQNNLSLSGSSSTVNASSTGNYDSTSGYGLVNAAAAVSNANGETTYADVPNLGGNDWGADLVKAPEVWAHGYTGKGVVVAVLDTGVDYNHQDLKDNIWTNPKEKASNGIDNDGNGYANDIHGWNFVDNNNNVLDDNGHGTHVSGIIAGENNNYGVTGIAYNAKIMPVKVLDSSGSGDDTTISKGIHYAVDNGANVINLSLGSVFPDDILKSAIEYASGKGVTVVMAAGNDGSSSPDYPASYASTSGIAVGAVDRNNQMADFSNRSGTQPISYVTAPGVDVYSSIPNNQYATYSGTSMASPYVAGVVALMLSANHNLTESQIRDIVTSTAGNSTQSSSYTSEVQSLTSSYLFTHQPATSTPSISIIQNELQVKSNNDGQSNLMQFGVNSLSDRQTINSNITSYQAPSQFHYYDDALNHDISGVMNDTSEETVLSKRWKN, from the coding sequence ATGTCTATCGATCGGCTTACTTATAATTCTCTATCAAATCAACAACTTAATTTAAATCCTATTTCTTCATCTAATACTTTTACAAGTCTAAATCAAAATAACTTAAGTTTAAGTGGTAGCAGTAGCACTGTTAATGCTTCTAGCACTGGAAACTATGACTCAACCTCCGGCTATGGCTTGGTGAATGCCGCCGCAGCTGTTAGTAATGCAAATGGTGAAACTACCTATGCAGATGTTCCTAACCTTGGTGGAAATGATTGGGGAGCGGATCTCGTCAAAGCCCCTGAAGTTTGGGCGCATGGATATACAGGTAAAGGCGTTGTTGTTGCTGTTTTAGATACTGGGGTTGACTATAATCACCAAGACTTAAAAGATAATATCTGGACTAATCCCAAAGAAAAAGCCAGCAACGGTATAGATAATGATGGCAATGGCTACGCTAATGATATCCACGGCTGGAATTTTGTTGACAACAACAATAACGTCCTAGACGATAATGGTCATGGTACTCATGTTTCTGGCATCATTGCTGGCGAAAATAATAATTATGGTGTGACTGGCATTGCCTACAACGCTAAAATCATGCCAGTGAAAGTTCTCGATAGTTCCGGTTCAGGTGACGATACTACCATTTCTAAAGGTATTCATTATGCTGTAGACAATGGTGCTAATGTAATTAACCTCAGCCTGGGAAGTGTTTTTCCTGATGATATTCTCAAGTCAGCCATTGAATACGCTAGCGGTAAAGGGGTCACTGTTGTAATGGCCGCTGGTAATGATGGTTCCTCATCGCCAGATTATCCCGCTAGCTATGCATCTACTTCAGGAATTGCTGTTGGTGCAGTCGATCGCAATAATCAGATGGCTGATTTCTCTAATCGATCTGGGACACAACCAATTAGCTACGTTACTGCTCCTGGCGTTGATGTCTATTCCTCCATACCAAATAATCAGTATGCTACTTATAGCGGCACATCTATGGCTTCCCCTTACGTTGCTGGTGTAGTTGCTCTAATGCTTAGTGCTAATCACAATTTAACTGAGAGCCAAATACGTGATATCGTTACAAGTACAGCAGGAAATAGTACACAATCCTCAAGCTACACAAGTGAAGTTCAGAGTCTCACTTCTAGTTACCTATTCACTCATCAACCAGCTACTTCAACACCATCCATTTCCATCATTCAAAATGAATTGCAAGTAAAGTCTAATAATGATGGACAGTCAAATTTGATGCAGTTTGGTGTCAATTCTCTTAGCGATCGCCAAACTATCAACTCTAATATCACCAGTTATCAAGCTCCATCACAATTTCACTATTATGACGATGCTCTAAATCATGACATTAGTGGTGTCATGAATGATACATCTGAAGAAACAGTATTGAGCAAACGTTGGAAAAATTGA
- a CDS encoding Ppx/GppA phosphatase family protein yields the protein MQNLVSSWESVPTQPPKQHRIIAAIDLGTNSLHMVVVKIDPTLPAFSIIAREKETVRLGDRNLTTGELKPEIIEKAIAALGRFQEVAKTINAETIIAVATSAVREAPNGQDFLHRVEKELDLRVNLISGQEEARRIYLGVLSGMEFHNQPHIIVDIGGGSTELILGDSHEPRTLTSTKVGAVRLTSELITTDPISNTEFQYLQAYARGMLERSVDEVLANFEFGESPRLVGTAGTIETLAMIHAREKSGVIPSTLNGYQFSLKDLQELVNRLRKLSNLEKADIPGMPEKRSEVILAGAVILQEAMTLLGSESVTVCERSLREGVIVDWMLSHGLIEDKLRYQSSVRERNVLKIANKYHINLEYSDRVAKFAQSLFDQTQGTLHHWGSDERQLLWAAAILHNCGHYISHSSHHKHSYYLIRNGELLGYTETEIEIIANLARYHRKSPPKKKHEIYQSLLTKEQRQMVSQLSAILRLAVALDRRQIGAIAHVKCEYYQQLRQVNLLIFPSQADDECALELWSLDYKKGVFEEEFGVKLVANLEKFSIANLS from the coding sequence ATGCAGAATTTAGTTTCTAGCTGGGAGAGTGTTCCCACTCAACCACCTAAGCAACATCGGATTATTGCTGCCATTGATCTGGGAACAAATTCTCTACACATGGTAGTGGTCAAAATTGACCCAACGCTACCAGCCTTTAGCATTATCGCCAGAGAAAAAGAAACGGTGAGACTTGGCGATCGCAATCTTACCACTGGGGAACTGAAGCCAGAGATCATTGAAAAAGCGATCGCTGCTTTAGGACGCTTCCAAGAAGTTGCCAAAACTATCAACGCTGAAACAATCATTGCTGTGGCAACTAGTGCCGTGCGCGAAGCCCCCAATGGCCAAGACTTTTTGCACAGAGTAGAGAAGGAGTTGGATTTAAGGGTTAACTTGATTTCTGGTCAAGAAGAAGCGCGACGAATCTACCTTGGCGTGCTGTCCGGGATGGAATTTCACAACCAACCCCATATTATTGTTGATATTGGCGGTGGTTCCACAGAATTAATTTTGGGCGATAGTCACGAACCGCGCACTCTCACCAGTACAAAAGTTGGTGCAGTGCGACTCACTAGCGAGTTAATTACCACCGATCCCATCAGTAACACTGAGTTTCAATATCTACAAGCTTATGCACGCGGGATGTTAGAACGTTCTGTAGATGAGGTACTAGCAAATTTCGAGTTTGGGGAATCTCCCCGTTTGGTGGGTACAGCGGGCACAATTGAAACCCTGGCGATGATTCATGCACGAGAAAAGTCGGGTGTTATCCCTTCTACTCTCAATGGCTACCAGTTTAGTCTTAAAGACTTGCAAGAGTTGGTAAATCGCTTGCGGAAACTGAGTAACTTAGAAAAGGCTGATATTCCGGGGATGCCAGAGAAGCGGTCTGAAGTTATACTTGCTGGTGCAGTGATATTACAGGAAGCGATGACCCTTTTGGGCAGTGAATCGGTTACAGTCTGTGAACGTTCTCTGAGAGAAGGTGTAATCGTAGACTGGATGTTGTCCCACGGTTTAATTGAAGATAAGCTGCGCTACCAAAGTTCAGTTCGGGAACGGAATGTTTTAAAAATTGCTAATAAATACCACATCAACTTAGAATATAGCGATCGCGTTGCCAAATTTGCCCAGAGTTTATTTGACCAAACTCAAGGTACATTACACCACTGGGGATCTGACGAGCGACAATTGCTATGGGCAGCTGCAATATTACACAATTGCGGTCATTATATCAGCCATTCGTCTCATCATAAGCACTCTTACTACCTAATTCGCAATGGAGAATTACTCGGTTATACAGAAACTGAGATTGAAATCATTGCTAATTTAGCCCGTTATCATCGCAAATCACCGCCTAAGAAAAAACATGAAATCTATCAGAGTTTGCTGACTAAAGAACAGCGACAAATGGTCAGTCAATTAAGTGCAATTCTGAGATTGGCAGTAGCATTAGATAGAAGACAAATTGGTGCGATCGCTCACGTTAAATGTGAGTATTATCAACAACTCCGACAAGTAAATTTGCTGATTTTTCCCTCACAAGCTGATGACGAATGTGCTTTAGAGCTTTGGAGTTTAGATTATAAAAAAGGAGTGTTTGAAGAAGAATTTGGAGTAAAATTAGTAGCTAATTTAGAAAAGTTTAGCATTGCTAATTTATCTTAA
- a CDS encoding 4-hydroxybenzoate solanesyltransferase: MLRMPERPQEPVWLVIIRLLRWHKPEGRLILMIPALWAVFLAASGKPPLPLVGVIILGTLATSAAGCVVNDLWDRDIDPQVERTRDRPLASRALSVKVGIAVAIVSLICAAILAFYLNPLSFWLCVAAVPVIVLYPGAKRVFAVPQLVLSIAWGFGVLISWSAVTQTISQPTWLLWGATVLWTLGFDTVYAMSDKEDDRRIGINSSALFFGNYAPVAIGIFFAGTILLLAWLGTLIHLHLAFWISLAIATIGWVWQSLRLRQLDLPNSAYGEMFRQNVWIGFILLAGMITGSF; encoded by the coding sequence ATGTTAAGGATGCCAGAACGCCCCCAGGAACCAGTTTGGCTTGTAATTATCCGGCTTTTGCGCTGGCATAAACCAGAAGGACGGTTAATTTTAATGATTCCGGCCCTTTGGGCTGTATTTTTGGCAGCTTCTGGGAAACCGCCTTTACCACTGGTTGGTGTAATTATATTGGGTACTCTGGCCACGAGTGCAGCGGGGTGTGTAGTCAATGATTTGTGGGATCGGGATATCGATCCACAAGTAGAAAGAACACGCGATCGCCCCCTCGCTTCTCGCGCTTTGTCTGTGAAAGTTGGGATTGCCGTTGCGATCGTATCATTAATATGTGCAGCTATTCTGGCATTTTACCTTAATCCCCTGAGTTTCTGGTTATGTGTAGCAGCAGTTCCCGTAATTGTCCTTTATCCAGGCGCAAAGCGGGTGTTTGCTGTACCGCAACTCGTACTTTCCATCGCTTGGGGTTTTGGCGTATTGATTAGCTGGAGTGCAGTTACACAAACTATCTCACAACCAACTTGGCTACTTTGGGGCGCAACTGTACTGTGGACACTCGGATTTGATACAGTTTATGCCATGAGTGACAAGGAAGACGATCGCCGCATTGGAATTAACTCTAGCGCCCTATTTTTTGGGAATTATGCCCCTGTAGCTATTGGAATTTTCTTTGCGGGCACAATCTTGTTATTGGCTTGGTTAGGTACACTCATACATCTGCACTTAGCTTTCTGGATTAGTCTTGCAATTGCTACTATTGGATGGGTTTGGCAATCTCTGCGATTAAGACAGCTAGACTTACCTAATTCTGCTTATGGTGAGATGTTCCGGCAAAACGTTTGGATTGGTTTTATTTTACTGGCTGGGATGATTACTGGATCTTTTTAA
- a CDS encoding DsbA family protein: MGTLFNWFSPLIRYMRTWIAISLLFLIVTWSFPAQAASPLDPQLEQQVLQIIREHPEAIIESVQAYQQLQQQKVKQAQQAFLQDLKTNPQTVIGESPTIGSTQSKTVLIEFSDFQCPYCAEAHKTLKQLLAKYPNKLRLVYKNFPLVSIHAEAMPAATAAWAAYQQGKFWEYHDALFTNQKQLGQTLYLDIAKKLKLDLGKFKRDLTLATPAIIKDIQLAEKLAVSGTPFFVINSPTFLGVVQLADIESILTGDKF; the protein is encoded by the coding sequence ATGGGTACATTGTTTAATTGGTTTAGTCCATTAATTCGGTATATGCGTACTTGGATAGCCATAAGTCTACTATTTTTAATAGTCACCTGGTCATTTCCTGCCCAAGCTGCTAGTCCCCTCGATCCACAACTAGAACAGCAAGTATTACAAATTATCCGCGAACATCCAGAGGCAATTATTGAATCTGTTCAAGCATATCAGCAGCTACAACAACAGAAAGTCAAACAAGCACAGCAAGCATTTTTGCAGGATTTAAAAACGAATCCTCAAACAGTAATTGGTGAGTCTCCCACCATCGGGTCAACTCAATCAAAAACTGTACTAATAGAATTTTCAGATTTCCAATGTCCCTATTGTGCTGAGGCGCATAAAACATTGAAACAATTGCTAGCAAAGTATCCAAATAAACTAAGATTAGTTTACAAGAATTTCCCGCTAGTTTCAATTCATGCTGAAGCAATGCCAGCAGCAACAGCAGCTTGGGCAGCATATCAACAGGGCAAATTTTGGGAATATCATGATGCGCTATTTACTAATCAAAAGCAACTAGGTCAGACTTTATATTTAGATATTGCTAAAAAATTGAAGCTAGATTTGGGTAAATTTAAACGCGATCTCACTCTTGCTACTCCCGCAATTATAAAAGATATCCAATTGGCAGAAAAATTGGCTGTTTCTGGCACACCCTTCTTTGTAATTAATAGTCCTACTTTTTTAGGAGTTGTACAGCTAGCAGATATCGAAAGCATATTGACTGGTGATAAGTTTTAA
- a CDS encoding acyl-CoA thioesterase — protein MLVNNSLHRPLEVVLEIPVRTYDIDFMGIVSNIVYIRWLEDLRLKFLDEHWHLNQQIEQGYAPVIAGTEIEYKRPIKIIDRVIGHLWLSNLGRLKWTVQAEILSNNELAAVASQKGAFVSLQNSRPIPIPEELKNKYLENQKVLG, from the coding sequence ATGCTAGTAAATAACAGTTTGCATAGACCATTAGAAGTAGTATTAGAAATTCCTGTAAGAACATACGACATTGATTTTATGGGAATCGTGAGTAATATTGTGTATATTAGATGGCTAGAGGATTTACGCTTAAAGTTTTTAGATGAACATTGGCACCTAAATCAACAAATTGAGCAAGGATATGCACCTGTTATAGCTGGAACTGAAATTGAATATAAACGTCCGATAAAAATTATTGATCGAGTCATTGGACATTTATGGCTGAGTAATTTAGGACGATTGAAGTGGACTGTGCAAGCTGAAATTCTATCTAACAATGAGTTGGCAGCAGTAGCTAGCCAAAAAGGTGCTTTTGTCAGTTTACAAAATAGTCGTCCTATTCCCATTCCAGAGGAATTAAAGAATAAATATTTAGAAAATCAAAAAGTATTAGGGTGA
- a CDS encoding tautomerase family protein gives MVQIKVYALADKLNPIKMELSNIIHTSLTNVLQLTPEKRFHRFFPLDKSDFYYPSDRTDNYLVIEISMFEGRSVETKKDLLRLLIKNINEKFNIPMYDIEITIFETPKSNWGIRGLPGDELTLNYKLEV, from the coding sequence ATGGTACAAATCAAGGTATATGCTTTAGCAGACAAATTAAATCCTATTAAAATGGAGCTATCAAATATTATCCATACCTCCCTCACAAATGTCTTACAGCTTACTCCTGAAAAAAGATTTCACCGTTTTTTTCCACTAGATAAATCAGATTTTTACTATCCATCTGATAGAACAGACAATTATTTGGTTATCGAAATTAGTATGTTTGAAGGACGTTCGGTTGAAACAAAAAAAGATTTGCTTCGCTTGCTGATTAAGAATATTAATGAAAAATTTAACATTCCTATGTACGATATTGAAATCACAATTTTTGAAACGCCTAAATCTAACTGGGGTATTAGAGGTTTACCTGGCGACGAGTTAACCTTAAACTACAAATTAGAAGTTTGA